The genomic window CGAGAAATGAATTTGAACCATATGCCTCATCCAAATCCAAACTATTAACAAGTCTCAATTCCAAATACCTGTTAAGTTTTATATCCAAAATCAAATGATGAATTTCATTAAGAATTCAGAGACTTGGTCTGTATTGGTAAGTTACAAGgacaaacataattaatttcatAAACCAATAGAGGGAATTATGTTTCTAACATACTCACAACTTCCCTCATCGTTGGCCGATCATCTCTACTTTCCTGAGCACACTTCAAAGCCACTTCCACTAAATTCCTCAATCTTTCCGCGTCATACTCACCTCCCAAACTAGGATCAACGATTTTCTCAATCCATCCCTCTTCATTCGTAGTCTCCATCACCCAATTCATCAGCATCTTCCCCCCCATCCCACGGTTTTTCGTCTCAACGTACAAATCTTTCGGGTTCTTCCCAGTCACCATTTCCAACACGACAATCCCGTAACTATACACGTCAACTTTAGAAGTGATTGGGAGGTGACTAACCCATTCAGGAGCCATGTAACCTCTTGTCCCTCGTATCCTGGATACGTTCATGTTCTCCTCGCTGCAGCTTCTGTTCAGAAGCTTCGAGAGCCCGAAATCCGCCACCTTAGGCTCGTAGTTTGTGTCCAAAAGTATGTTCTGAGGCTTCACATCACAGTGGAGAACCCACTCCAAGCATTCTTCATGCAAGTATGCTAGCCCTTTAGCCGTGCCTATTGCGATATCATATCTTTTCTTCCAGTCTAGTTTGTTGGAGTAAAGATTTTCTAAAAGAGATCCGTGTTCTAAATACTCGAAAACGAGTATCCGATACTTCCCTTCAGCACAATAACCCCACGACTCAATTAAATTTGCATGATTCAGCCTCCCAATCAAGTTAACTTCAGCTAGAAACTCAGCTTCTCCTTGCATTGCTTCAATATTTAAGAACTTGATGGCAGCTATCCGATTATCCGATAAAGTTCCCTTATACACCACACCGCTGCCTCCTCGCCCAATTTCTTGGCTGAAGTTAATGGAAGCCTTATTCAGTTCTGCGTATGTGTATCTCTTGAATCCAGTAGCAGCTTGAACATACCCTTGTCTGGTTGGACTTGAACTTTTGTGGGTTAAATACAAGTATATAAGCAGACAAAAGATTTCAAATGCTCCGATTGCCACAGTGCACCAAAATAAGTACTTGAACCAGCCATGCTCCTCCTCCTCCTTGTACTGCCTGCTAAGTTGTGTGACGGAGCTCGGACACTGCATGTCGATATGGCCTAGTGTTGAATTTCTACCAGTAGGCCCCCAAGATTGAGGTAATTTTAAGTAAAACCAGGACTGCACTCCCGGAGTTTGTAATCCATTTAACAATGTTGGCTTAGTATAACAAGTATACGAGCCAGTACTCTCCTGGTCGTACTGGAATCCTATACATTCACAGTCACTCGAGCACAATTTCTTGCATTGATCCAAAGTGCAGTTTGGGAAGAACCCCTTGTCATAACCATAAAACTGAAATTGATTATACTTAAGAAAGTATGGGGAATAGCTCTCGCTACACGGAAGCTTGAATTCTGGGACGCATCCTTTCGACCAATCGGCAGCGTTTTTCATCTTGTGTCCTTGTAAGCACGAACACCTCCGGCTTGAATCATGTCTGTAAGTGCACACACTATTGACACCACAAATGCCATGGATCTTACAAGGTTGCCTGAAGACTTGCCATGTGACATTCCAAATCCTCAGCTCTTTGTCTAAACTGTAAACTCGAAGGTTACCATCGTGATCCAGAGTCATTCTTCTCTGAGGCCCGAAACCATAATCCGATGTATGGAGCTGGAATCCATCCGACGAGTGAAAAGATCCTCTTAAATCAAAGGTGGCAATCTTGCTGGCATTGTAGCTAGTCCTTCCTTCCTCCCAAATTGTTCGCCACGGCGGAGGCCAGTAAATACTACTAAAATCTTCACTGTCGTAGAGAAGAGATAGGACGTTATCATTGCCAAACAACAACTTGTACAAACCCGAAGAATAGTCACTGCTGCTTCGCGAGGCTACTAGTTTCGTATTTCTTCGAAGTGATTGGAGAGGAAGAAGTGTGTTCGTCGGGGAGTCGAAACTTTCCCAAATATTGACACCATCTTCTCTGTGGAGAACAAGATTGCCATTATCATGGAGTTTCAATAGCACCGGCAAAGATGATTGGGTTCCACTGGTCCATACAATAGACTGTCCCGCGTCATTTAGGACAAGATTTCCGGAGTCCAACAAAGAAAGCTTCGTGTATCTTCCATTAACCGGTTCATCCCGATTAGCCATCCAAACCACAGTCAAATTTCCATCGAACAGAGGCTCCGTGTACCATAACGAAAAGATGTACGCGTTATCACCAACCGGGTAGAAACCAGCAGTAAAAATTCCTGATGGTGAAGAGATTAAAGAGTCACGCTCAAGGACTAGAGACGAACCTCGGGTTAAAGTTTCATATCTGGTGGAGGATGATGGAAATGGTAAGAATAGGATCAAAGCAAAATGTGTAAGACCAAATACGATCTTCATATCTAAGAATGTATTATGTGTGTCTCCTCTGCTTCTTCAAATTCGGAGGTTAATGAGATGCTACAGTAGGTCGACTTAGTCCAAGAGCAGAAAAGTAAACCTATAGGAAACTTCGAATCAACTTggaaatttaataaaaactaaGTTTTTTATTACCCGTTTGAGGCAAACTTGGGAATTGAACAAGTCAAGAAAGGATTCCACTTTGCATCATCTCTTGTTCCAATTGGATGAACCATGTTTTATAGAAATTTTCTTGGTAGCAGCATAATTTTACCTCTTGATAGGATGAAAGATCGGGTTTAGCCAACCGGTTAGATGCTTATTACGCTTGGCTCGTGAGATACGATGATTAAAGGTTCTCATGTACATATATTGTTGTTAATGATAGAAGAGGGTCAGGT from Primulina huaijiensis isolate GDHJ02 unplaced genomic scaffold, ASM1229523v2 scaffold40011, whole genome shotgun sequence includes these protein-coding regions:
- the LOC140969050 gene encoding putative receptor protein kinase ZmPK1, whose protein sequence is MKIVFGLTHFALILFLPFPSSSTRYETLTRGSSLVLERDSLISSPSGIFTAGFYPVGDNAYIFSLWYTEPLFDGNLTVVWMANRDEPVNGRYTKLSLLDSGNLVLNDAGQSIVWTSGTQSSLPVLLKLHDNGNLVLHREDGVNIWESFDSPTNTLLPLQSLRRNTKLVASRSSSDYSSGLYKLLFGNDNVLSLLYDSEDFSSIYWPPPWRTIWEEGRTSYNASKIATFDLRGSFHSSDGFQLHTSDYGFGPQRRMTLDHDGNLRVYSLDKELRIWNVTWQVFRQPCKIHGICGVNSVCTYRHDSSRRCSCLQGHKMKNAADWSKGCVPEFKLPCSESYSPYFLKYNQFQFYGYDKGFFPNCTLDQCKKLCSSDCECIGFQYDQESTGSYTCYTKPTLLNGLQTPGVQSWFYLKLPQSWGPTGRNSTLGHIDMQCPSSVTQLSRQYKEEEEHGWFKYLFWCTVAIGAFEIFCLLIYLYLTHKSSSPTRQGYVQAATGFKRYTYAELNKASINFSQEIGRGGSGVVYKGTLSDNRIAAIKFLNIEAMQGEAEFLAEVNLIGRLNHANLIESWGYCAEGKYRILVFEYLEHGSLLENLYSNKLDWKKRYDIAIGTAKGLAYLHEECLEWVLHCDVKPQNILLDTNYEPKVADFGLSKLLNRSCSEENMNVSRIRGTRGYMAPEWVSHLPITSKVDVYSYGIVVLEMVTGKNPKDLYVETKNRGMGGKMLMNWVMETTNEEGWIEKIVDPSLGGEYDAERLRNLVEVALKCAQESRDDRPTMREVVSMLET